Proteins encoded together in one Amblyomma americanum isolate KBUSLIRL-KWMA chromosome 1, ASM5285725v1, whole genome shotgun sequence window:
- the LOC144123623 gene encoding uncharacterized protein LOC144123623: protein MPRKRKKRRRADAAGQWSVLDRELGFLDDFLRPRTRRSTLNGAAPAASSAEVEVKREQPDEDAEVRESAAVVAAAAAPPQPWPLAMRPAAVMPHRLAAGGAAAQALSSDPEELFCPSLAARLKRLLPRERHMARMKMLQTLHDLESGENLGEFALGDP, encoded by the exons aTGCCGCGCAAG CGCAAGAAGCGCCGACGCGCCGACGCCGCGGGGCAGTGGAGCGTGCTGGACCGGGAGCTCGGCTTCCTCGATGACTTCCTGAGGCCGCGAAC GAGGCGCTCGACGCTGAACGGGGCGGCCCCGGCGGCTTCTTCGGCCGAGGTCGAAGTCAAACGAGAGCAGCCCGACGAAGACGCCGAAGTACGCGAGTCAGCGGCTGTggtggctgcggcagcagcacCACCTCAGCCCTGGCCTCTGGCCATGCGGCCGGCTGCCGTGATGCCGCATCGCCTGGCGGCGGGGGGCGCGGCGGCGCAGGCGCTCTCCTCGGACCCCGAGGAGCTCTTCTGCCCAAGCCTGGCGGCGCGCCTCAAGAGACTTCTGCCCCGCGAACGACACATGGCCAGGATGAAGATGCTGCAGACACTGCACGACTTGGAATCTGGCGAGAACCTCGGAGAGTTCGCGCTAGGAGACCCGTAG